ATCCGTGGAGCATGGAGGATATGGCAAACCATCGATTTTTTGTGAATGGCGATGAATAGGGGTGAACAAGATGATTCCCCATGTGAACCTCGCTGAATGGTTGGATTTTTAAGGACTCATTACCGAAGGACAGACTGTAGCTAGATGGGGTGAGAAACCTTTCCCTACTTGATTTGCACCCTAAGCATTCTTATCTCATGTCGTAAAATTACCGTGCACGATTTGGAACAATATTTTGCCTCATGCGCATATTGTTAAAACCTGCGAAGACTTTACTGGTCCATTGTTTGAATGCTCAGGCAGCTTGAGTTGCTGCATTGGAGAGTGCGACTCCAGTATGTGTTTGTACGATGGAATTAGGTGATAGATACGTATCGATAGTCAAAATCATAGGGAGCACCGAAGAGGAAAGCATTGCGATAGCGATCAAATGTGATTTGCTCCCAATCACCAGAGAAATTCTCAAACTTCCATATGCCCACTTCTCCATGCTCATGGATGAGTGAGGCAATACTATTGTGTAACCGTAATTCTCCAATACCTTCTCGTTTATGAATTGGAGAACCACCCCATAAGCCGATGAATGGAATCTTATGTCCTTCTAAGAGAATAATATTTGCCTTCTCTTGCAAGTCCCATGCTTGATCAATTTCTCTCATAACGCCATTATCCAGTTGATAATAAACAAGAGCATTAAATGAAACCACGTAAAACTGACCATTTTCTGGCACTGTAAACCCCACACACCTGTCTATATAACTAGGAAATTGTATGGTGACTTGTTTCATATCAGTGGATAAATCACGAATTGGCTAACCGTGAGAGAAATAAGTTAAAGCTTAAACAGTATATTTTGAGTATCCCGTGGACTAGTTGGGGCAAGAGAAAAAATTTGTAAAGAGGTCCAAGTGATACCAATTTGTGTTTTGGGAGCGATATGCAGGGGCCATTAAGAAAATGGGGTCTGAGTCTTTTGTCTATGGCTGGAAAGCCTTGATTGATAAGCGGTGCAAGCTTCGAAACTTATGTCTCCAGTGCCAGTTGAATGTTTTCCCTATGGTGTGGATCCACAGACCGGTGTTTGCCTAGGACTCAAGCTCGGACCCTATCGAATTTTGTTGGACTATGGATTAACAGATATATCTGGCTTACAGGCAGATGAAGGGCAGCCCGATGCCGTTGTAGAACAACCTGCTTCTCCGCAGCAACCTGCAGATTTTGTCTTATGTTCACAAGCTCATGCTGATCACATGCGTGGGTTAGGAGAGTTGCACCAAATCTTTCCCAAGATGCCGATCTATACGAGCATCGAAACGCAGCAGATATTGAATCACCTTTATTCTGATCAATGGGCATCCGAGTGTGACATTATTGCCTGGAATACGCCGTTTGACTTGGCTCCAGACTTGACCTTAGAGCTGGTTCCTGCCGGTCAAATGCCTGGAGCAGCAGTTTGTTTACTCACCTATACTGCGAAGGCTGATGCCGAGATAGCGGAATCCTATACCGTTGCCTATACCGGGGATTTTTATTTAACCCATACTCGGTTTGCTCCTGCTTTGTCGACTTCCAGTCTCAAAGACCGCACGATTGATTGGTTAATCCTTAAGGGGGGCTATGGCACCCTGCAACATCCCCCCCGAAAACAGCAAGAAAGTGAGTTGGTTCAAACTTTGCTCCAGGCGTTAACGGCCCAACAATCCGTCGTTATACCTGTGCCTCAAGTGGGTCTGGGACAAGAGATTTTGATGTTATTACGGACGAATGCAGAGTTCATCCGCCAGAAAGTTACGATTTGGGTCGATGAGACGGTGGCGCAAGGATGCGATGCCTATGGCCAGATTCTACCTGCGCTACCTGCCAGTATTCAGAATTTTGCCCGGCAACAGTCTTTGTTTTGGCAAGCCACTGGGCGGCTGCAGATCCAGCAGCTAGGGGCGATTGCTCAATTACCTTGTATTCTCCTCGTGCACCATCAAACAGATTTAGGGCAATATGCCCAGGTGCTGGGAGATCGAGTGCTGGTTCTAGACCCCATTCCCCCTGAATCTCCCCAAGCATTGCGAGAACACGCTGAGATCCGGTGGGACGAGGTAAGCCTCCCGGCTTCTTGGCAGACACAGACCTTTCTGCTGGCCCAAGCCTGTGATGGTTCTAGTACTACTCAGTTGATTCATAACAGTCGTCCTCACCATGTGGCGTTCTATCACCGCTTACCTTTAGTGGTTGAAGATTTAACTCAGGTCCCAGATCTACAGAATCGCTATCAGCTCCATCCCCTGATACCAGGAGAACGACTGGAAGTGCGGGTAGAGGATAGTGTCCCTCTACCCCAAGAGACCTTTGCTCCGCCCCTGCAAACTTATGGAGGTGAACTCGTAGAGTCAGCGTTATCGGCCACCCTTAGCTTAGGTGCTGATATTCTCGAAGACCCGCGCTGGCAGGCTTTTGCGGATACTGGATTAATTGAGGCGGTTTGGCAGGGGCATCAACTCGTCATTCGGGGCTTGTCCCAGGCAGAAATAGTACGCAGTATTGCCAGCCAACACCCTACGGATCGCAATTGCTGTGCTAACTGCCATTACTATCGAAACCAACGCTGTTGGCAGACAGAATCCGCTCTGTATGGTTTTAAGGTTTCTCCCCAGGGAACCTGTCCGGTCTATGCTCCAATGAGTGATAGGTCAGATCCCGTGCTGACAGAAGACCTTGAAGACGAAGTGATGGATTTCTAGTCTGAATTATTGTCGGGGTGTGGGTTGGGCAGTTGTTCGGCTTCGGGACAGTCATCCGAGACCATCGGTTCAACATTATGTTTGGGAACCGCTGCCAGGCGGGTTGTTACGGCACCAATACTTTCGATGCGGACCATGTCTTCCCAGGCACAAATTTCATCATCTTCTTCGGTCTCATAGCGAATAGTGACGATATCGCCATCTAGACCGGTAATGCGGGCACGATCCAACCAGCGCTGCTGGTCCCGTAAGTAGAGCCAGACTTCTTGACCGTTATTGTAGAGTTGGTAGATCTTGCGGTCTAGCATAAGTAGCCTCTCCAAAACAACGTTCAAACAGCGGACATATTAGAGGATCAAAGATAGTAAGCAGCCGAGTCATAAATTTGACTCCGTTTCCTCCATATCCGACTTTGCGTTACTGTTCAATCCAGTGTAGTCTATTAACTCGGATCACGCCTGAGTAGGCATTTAAGAAACAAGCTTGCGATCCCATTGCCTGAATCGGTTTGCTAGTACCGCGAAATTGAAATGAGTTTAGCAGCAATTGCTGCGGTTTGGTTATTGTAATTTTGATAGGCTTCCATGCCCCTAAAGGCAGTTTTATTTGATTTCAATGGTGTTGTGCTAGATGACGAGCGCATTCATCAGCAGATTATTTGGGAGATGATGGAGCAAGAAGATCTACCCCTCACCCAAGAAGAGCTGCAACTGCACTGCTTGGGACGAACGGATCGGGCCTGCTTTCAAGATCTATTTGCCAGTATGGAGCAGCCCCTCAATCAGTTTCAGCTGCGGCGGCTGTTGTCTTTTAAAGCGAAGGCTTACCGTCAATATGTAGAGTCCTTGGAAAACCTACCGATTTTTGAAGGCGTAATAGAGCTAATTGGAGAATTTCTAGACGCGGGACTGACCCTGGCGATTGTCAGTGGAGCGCTACGGGCGGAGGTGCAGATGGTTTTAAAGCACATGTCCCTGGAGGATGCATTTCCGATTACCGTCACCTCGGAAGATGTCAAAAAAAGTAAGCCCGATCCAGCTGGCTATCAATTGGCGATTAAGCGGCTCAATCGCAAGTTCCCCACCTTGGATTTAGACCCCTGTGACTGCTTGGCGATTGAGGATAGCTTTGCGGGGATTCAGGCAGCCAAACAGGCCCAAATTCCCGTTGTGGGCGTGGCTCACACCTTGCCGTTCCACATGCTGCAGCGCCAGGCGAATTGGTGTGTTGATTATCTGCACCAGATTGAGCTAGACCGAATCCAGACTATTTTTGCCCGTTAAGCTCCCTGGCCTGAGGGCAGTCGAAACCCTCGATTACTCCTGAGGGGGAGGGGGTGGTTTTCCTAGGGTCGTAATGTAGAGGACGGCTTCTTCCTCGGGAATGCCTAAGACCTCGTTCACCTGATCGTCAAAGAAGCCGCCGATACCGCTGACCCCCACTCCTAGGTGAGTTGCGGCGAGATTTAAACGCTGCCCAAGATGCCCCGCATCCATATGGAGATAGCGATAGGCTCGATCACCGTAGCGTGCGATCGCACTTTGCAAATCGGCGGTATGAAACACAATGGCGGCAGCATCTCGGCCTAAATCCTGGCCTAAACACAGATAGTGGGATTCTCGTCGGAAGTTCTTAAACCGAATTTGGCGCAACTCTTGGGCCTGCACTGCATAGTAGTAACAGCCGGTATCTAAATTGGTGATATCTAAAACAGCGATAAAGGTTTGGATCAGTCCTAAATCGAAAAAGCCTGGATCGCCATCCAATCCTTGCTCTTGGTAGTTCTCTGGACAATAGGTAAAACTGAGCAGGCCACTTAAGGTGTCTAAACTCAGAGGATCCCCCGTAAATTTGCGGGTGGATCGGCGCTTGAGAATGCTTTCCTTTAAGTCAATTAAGTCTGGCCCCCAGTCTACGGGAGTATTCGATAGGGGCACTTTCAAACAAAAGGGGAAATTGTATTTATCTTCTTTGGTCGTGGCAGGCAGTAGGTTGTTGTAGGTAATGTCATCGGCAGCAATACTGGTGGCTGTATGGGTATAAGAGAGCAGTTCACCATCCGGTAACTTGGGAAAATCTTCAACTGTGGGAGAGGGCAAGAGAGTGGGTGAAGGGGGTAAGTTTTGGTCGGCCTCCAGTAAATCTGCTAAGGCAAAAGCTGCGACCACACCTTCTTGATCTGAGTCGAGATACAGGAGCTGATTGAAGGGCTGATCGACAAAGCCGCCAATCAAGTGGGCTTTATAATCACAAATTGAAGCGGCTAACTCAATATTGCCCAGTAAATGACCACTATCCAGGCAGATCCGCCGATAGGCGCGATCTTCATACCGCCAGGCAGACCGCTGAAAAACAGCGGTTACCACTACAGCCAATTGGGTTTTAGCCAAGGCAGGATGCCAAAGACAAGCCGATTCTAGGGCCGACCACACATGGCTGTCCCAGAACCGTAATAAGGAATGGGTGCGAACCTGGTAGTTATAGAGACCAGCAGGCAGGATAGTTCCTTCTCCCGCAATCACATAGAGTTCCGCTGGATATAAGCCCCCTGCGGATGGGGCTGTCCTCAAGTAGAGGGGGTGGTCGGGGTAGGGGATGACGGCGGTGATGCCGTAGCTACAGTACAGCAGGCGAGAGAGCCGCTGCCACTGGATTTGGGAGGCGTCGACCCCTTGCTCTAAATATTTTTTGAGCCCAATGGTGGTGCCCAACTTATAGTCCTTGAACGGACTAGGCTGTTGGCTGAAATCCAGTGAGCGTCCCTGTTTGGAGAGGGTCTCTGGATCATATTTTGTCCGTTGATGGTAATGCTGGGTAATGCTAAGGACATCTGCCATAAGGCTAGAAAAAGGGTAAACAATGCACCTTCAATCCTGGCACACCCGTTTAAGCATTGCCTACCGCTTGTGAAATTCGATCTGATTTCCGCGAAAGGTGAAATCATACTTTTGGAGAAAATCTTGGCCCAGTAAACCCATGTCCATGTCAGGTCCAGCCACGGCGACTGGCACTTGGTAGCTTTTTAAGCCCCCCACTTCCATAGCCTTGACATAAACAATCGGAAATTCAGCATAGCCATTAGCCGTAGAAGCTCCGAAGGTACCCACAACATCGGAGGTGCCAATCCCAAGGGCTTTGGCCATGGGGCGAGTAATGACGGTTCTGCTAGCGCCAGAGTCCACCAACATTTCAAAGGAACGGCGACTATTAAATTTCACATCTACAATCGCTACGCCTCCGGACCGTCGCTTGATGGGGACGAGTCCTACCTTGCTCGTGGCTTTTTTGGCCGATGCAGGCTGAGGGGAGCTGCCCTTAAAACCTGTCTGCTGGAGCTGCTTGAGTTGACTGCGGTACTGCTTGAGTTGAGGGGCTTGCCCCGGTGCCAGGGGAATCAGCTGGTCGATCACCTGAATCGCTTGAGACCAGTTTTGACGATTGACTGAATCTTGTAATTGTTGATTAAGACCCGCAACACTGGATTGAGCCTTTGCTGAGAATGGCGTTAGGGTAAAAAGCAGACTGAAACAGAGAACCGGGATAGAAACCTTCATAGATGGGGGAGTGGCAGCGTTGAGAGAGGGCAGAAATGGAAACTCGATGGTTGGGAAGTACTACTATTCAGGTTACCCCAATCATTATGGGGACCTGGCAAGCGGGCAAACGATGGTGGGTCGACATTGATGATGCCGAAACTATCCGCACGATTCAAACAGCGGTGGATGCTGGTATTACGACCCTTGATACGGCGGAGATTTATGGGGATGGGCATTCTGAGAAAATGATTGCCAAGGCGGTCTCGGGGCAGCGATCGCAACTCGTATACGCTTCCAAGGTCTTTGCTAACCACCTCAAGTATGAACAGGTGATCGAGGCTTGCGATCGCAGTTTGCAAAACCTCCAAACGGACTACATCGACCTCTATCAAATTCACTGGCCTGCAGGCTCTTTTGACACGGAAGTGGTGCCCATTTTCGATACGATGGCGGCCCTCAACCACCTCCAGGAAGTGGGCAAAATTCGAGCAATTGGAGTGTCCAATTTTTCCAAAGCCCAGCTGATGGAAGCGGCTCAATATGGCCGCATCGACAGTATCCAACCTCCCTATTCCCTATTTTGGCGATGGGCAGAAGCCGAGCTTCAAGCCTATTGTGTGGAGCATAAGATTTCAATTTTGGCTTACTCATCCATGGCTCAGGGATTGCTCACAGGTCGTTTTGGTCCAGGACACCAGTTCCCTGAAGGGGATAATCGAGGGGCCAATAAGCTGTTTCACGGAGAGCATTATGATCGGGCTCAACAGGCTTTGGATCAGCTACGACCTATCGCTGTGCGGAATCAGATGACCTTAGGCCAACTGGCCCTGGCATGGCTGATAGCTCAGCCCCAGACCGTTGCGATCGCTGGGGCTAGACATCCTGAGCAAGCCCAAGAAAATGCCCAGGCAGGTTATCAGACCTTATCCGCCGAGGATTTGACAGCAATGGATCAGATTGGCCGTACTGTGACGGATCATCTAGATAACAACCCAGTGATGTGGACATGGTAGCCCTGGCATCTAAAGACTTCTGAGGAAGATAGCCAAAGACTTCCACCTTTCGGTTTAGCATAGCCATGGTGCAGGTGAGACGAGGGTCGTTTGATGAGACAGTCTGTATTTCACTTCAAAAGTCGGCAGGGTTCTAACCAGGGAAGCTAAGGATGGCCGATTCCCTTAAAGCCTCTGAGTGGGGACTAACGCTCATTGATCGGGCCCGACGGATTAAGCGATGGAATAAAACCTCATCGGCTTGGTGCCGCGTCTCCTATACGTCCCGATCTACTCTCAATCGCTTTTGGTCCGGGGCGGCGATCCGCAGCGAAGCCTTTGTTGCCATCTGCGAGGCGGTAGGAGTCCCTTGGCAAGACGTGGCTGAGCCGGAAGACAATCCTACAGATGAAGCAGCATCTGCGCCTTCTCTAACCCCGGCCAAACCGCCCAGCCTGACCCGGCAAGATTGGGGAGATGCCCCCGCCATCAACGACTTTTATGGTCGCTTGCCTGAGCTGCAATTGATGAGTGACTGGATGCTCCAGGATCACTGTCGCTTGATTATGGTGTTGGGGATGGGGGGAATGGGTAAAACGGCTTTAGCCGCCAACCTGTCCTATAGCCTGACCCAAGAGTTTGAGTGGGTAATCTGGCGTAGTCTTCGTAATGCCCCGTCTTTGGAGCAGCTGCTGACGGAACTGATTCAGTTTTTTAGCTGTCAGCAAGAAACGGCGCAATTTCCCGACAACGAGCAGCGCCTGCGGCATTTGATGACCTATCTACGCAATGCACGCTGTTTGATTGTCCTGGATAATGCCGAATCCATTTTGCAGGGGGGCGATCACCAGAGTCGATATTTAGCCGGGTATGAAGGCTATGGAGAATTCTTTCGGTGGATCGGAGAAACGGCCCATCCAAGCTGTTTACTATTAACCTCCCGAGAGCAACCTCAAGGACTGATTGCCCAAGAAGGCTTAAACCTTCCGGTTCGATGCCTGCGTTTAGAAGGCTTGCCTTTAGGGGAAGGACGAGAGCTGTTTCAGACCAAAGGCCAATATGTAGCTCAGGAACAGGATTGGCACGTCGTTATCCAGCGCTATGCGGGCAATCCCCTTGCCATTAAAATCGTTGCTTCGGCTATCAGAGACTATTTTGACAGCGATATTGGCCAGTTTTTAGCCTTTGTTCAGCAAGGCCCATTTATTTTTGACGATATTCGCGATCTGCTGGCTCGCCAGTTTGGACGGCTGACGGCCTGTGAGCAAGAAGTGATGTATTGGCTGGCCATTAATCGAGAGCCCCTCTCCTTTGCCGATCTCAAAGCGAATCTGGTTAAAAATGTAGCCCTCAATGACCTGATGCCTGTACTGGTGTCTTTGCAGCGTCGCTCCTTGATCGAAAAAACGAGAACTGGCTTTACTCAACAGCCCGTTGTCATGGAGTTTGTGACCCGGGAGCTGATTGAATGGGTCACCCAAGAGATGGTCGATGGGGCTCCTAATTTGCTCAGGACTCATGCATTGGTCCAAGCTCAAGCCCAGGACTATATTCGCCACGCCCAAGAGTCCCTGATTCTCCAGCCGATTACAAATAAACTGCTGGATTCACTGGGGACAAGAGCGACTATTGAATCCCATTGCCAGCAACTATTAGCGCCTTTACATGGACAGCCCTGCCAGGATACGGCCTACATCGCCGGTAATATCTTGCATGTACTGCAGCGGCTAGAGATGGATTTAAGCGGCTATGATTTTTCGTCCCTAACGGTTTGGCAGGCCAATTTGCAGGGTGAGAATCTTGCTCAAGTCAATTTTAAGAATGCCGATTTAAGTCGAACGGTCTTTACAGAGATTCTGGGCAATATTCTGGCGGCGACCTTCAGTCCTGATGGCAAGCTATTGGCCACCTGTGACAATAACTACAATATCCGGCTCTGGACAGTCAAAACGGGGCAGCAAGTCACCCTTTGCCAAGGCCATCAAAATTGGATTCGGGCCATTGCCTTCTCGCCCCAACCGTCGGAGATTCAAGGTGAA
The Acaryochloris marina S15 genome window above contains:
- a CDS encoding MBL fold metallo-hydrolase — translated: MSPVPVECFPYGVDPQTGVCLGLKLGPYRILLDYGLTDISGLQADEGQPDAVVEQPASPQQPADFVLCSQAHADHMRGLGELHQIFPKMPIYTSIETQQILNHLYSDQWASECDIIAWNTPFDLAPDLTLELVPAGQMPGAAVCLLTYTAKADAEIAESYTVAYTGDFYLTHTRFAPALSTSSLKDRTIDWLILKGGYGTLQHPPRKQQESELVQTLLQALTAQQSVVIPVPQVGLGQEILMLLRTNAEFIRQKVTIWVDETVAQGCDAYGQILPALPASIQNFARQQSLFWQATGRLQIQQLGAIAQLPCILLVHHQTDLGQYAQVLGDRVLVLDPIPPESPQALREHAEIRWDEVSLPASWQTQTFLLAQACDGSSTTQLIHNSRPHHVAFYHRLPLVVEDLTQVPDLQNRYQLHPLIPGERLEVRVEDSVPLPQETFAPPLQTYGGELVESALSATLSLGADILEDPRWQAFADTGLIEAVWQGHQLVIRGLSQAEIVRSIASQHPTDRNCCANCHYYRNQRCWQTESALYGFKVSPQGTCPVYAPMSDRSDPVLTEDLEDEVMDF
- a CDS encoding DUF6679 family protein; translation: MLDRKIYQLYNNGQEVWLYLRDQQRWLDRARITGLDGDIVTIRYETEEDDEICAWEDMVRIESIGAVTTRLAAVPKHNVEPMVSDDCPEAEQLPNPHPDNNSD
- a CDS encoding HAD family phosphatase, which codes for MPLKAVLFDFNGVVLDDERIHQQIIWEMMEQEDLPLTQEELQLHCLGRTDRACFQDLFASMEQPLNQFQLRRLLSFKAKAYRQYVESLENLPIFEGVIELIGEFLDAGLTLAIVSGALRAEVQMVLKHMSLEDAFPITVTSEDVKKSKPDPAGYQLAIKRLNRKFPTLDLDPCDCLAIEDSFAGIQAAKQAQIPVVGVAHTLPFHMLQRQANWCVDYLHQIELDRIQTIFAR
- a CDS encoding SagB/ThcOx family dehydrogenase, producing MADVLSITQHYHQRTKYDPETLSKQGRSLDFSQQPSPFKDYKLGTTIGLKKYLEQGVDASQIQWQRLSRLLYCSYGITAVIPYPDHPLYLRTAPSAGGLYPAELYVIAGEGTILPAGLYNYQVRTHSLLRFWDSHVWSALESACLWHPALAKTQLAVVVTAVFQRSAWRYEDRAYRRICLDSGHLLGNIELAASICDYKAHLIGGFVDQPFNQLLYLDSDQEGVVAAFALADLLEADQNLPPSPTLLPSPTVEDFPKLPDGELLSYTHTATSIAADDITYNNLLPATTKEDKYNFPFCLKVPLSNTPVDWGPDLIDLKESILKRRSTRKFTGDPLSLDTLSGLLSFTYCPENYQEQGLDGDPGFFDLGLIQTFIAVLDITNLDTGCYYYAVQAQELRQIRFKNFRRESHYLCLGQDLGRDAAAIVFHTADLQSAIARYGDRAYRYLHMDAGHLGQRLNLAATHLGVGVSGIGGFFDDQVNEVLGIPEEEAVLYITTLGKPPPPPQE
- a CDS encoding TIGR02281 family clan AA aspartic protease is translated as MKVSIPVLCFSLLFTLTPFSAKAQSSVAGLNQQLQDSVNRQNWSQAIQVIDQLIPLAPGQAPQLKQYRSQLKQLQQTGFKGSSPQPASAKKATSKVGLVPIKRRSGGVAIVDVKFNSRRSFEMLVDSGASRTVITRPMAKALGIGTSDVVGTFGASTANGYAEFPIVYVKAMEVGGLKSYQVPVAVAGPDMDMGLLGQDFLQKYDFTFRGNQIEFHKR
- a CDS encoding aldo/keto reductase; this encodes METRWLGSTTIQVTPIIMGTWQAGKRWWVDIDDAETIRTIQTAVDAGITTLDTAEIYGDGHSEKMIAKAVSGQRSQLVYASKVFANHLKYEQVIEACDRSLQNLQTDYIDLYQIHWPAGSFDTEVVPIFDTMAALNHLQEVGKIRAIGVSNFSKAQLMEAAQYGRIDSIQPPYSLFWRWAEAELQAYCVEHKISILAYSSMAQGLLTGRFGPGHQFPEGDNRGANKLFHGEHYDRAQQALDQLRPIAVRNQMTLGQLALAWLIAQPQTVAIAGARHPEQAQENAQAGYQTLSAEDLTAMDQIGRTVTDHLDNNPVMWTW
- a CDS encoding NB-ARC domain-containing protein; the protein is MADSLKASEWGLTLIDRARRIKRWNKTSSAWCRVSYTSRSTLNRFWSGAAIRSEAFVAICEAVGVPWQDVAEPEDNPTDEAASAPSLTPAKPPSLTRQDWGDAPAINDFYGRLPELQLMSDWMLQDHCRLIMVLGMGGMGKTALAANLSYSLTQEFEWVIWRSLRNAPSLEQLLTELIQFFSCQQETAQFPDNEQRLRHLMTYLRNARCLIVLDNAESILQGGDHQSRYLAGYEGYGEFFRWIGETAHPSCLLLTSREQPQGLIAQEGLNLPVRCLRLEGLPLGEGRELFQTKGQYVAQEQDWHVVIQRYAGNPLAIKIVASAIRDYFDSDIGQFLAFVQQGPFIFDDIRDLLARQFGRLTACEQEVMYWLAINREPLSFADLKANLVKNVALNDLMPVLVSLQRRSLIEKTRTGFTQQPVVMEFVTRELIEWVTQEMVDGAPNLLRTHALVQAQAQDYIRHAQESLILQPITNKLLDSLGTRATIESHCQQLLAPLHGQPCQDTAYIAGNILHVLQRLEMDLSGYDFSSLTVWQANLQGENLAQVNFKNADLSRTVFTEILGNILAATFSPDGKLLATCDNNYNIRLWTVKTGQQVTLCQGHQNWIRAIAFSPQPSEIQGEGYLLASACADHTVKLWQVSTGRCLRTLVDHTHEVFSVAFNHDGTLLASGSGDGTAKLWQTHSGQCLLTCEGHQGWIRAVAMPHQRGSQSEQLPPAVMVTGSEDQTIKIWDLATGECLQTGKGHHGRVRSVAFSHAGDYLASGSDDGTVKLWDLQTALCLQTYEGHRSGVYSVAFSPTAPILASGSGDQTVKLWDCQADQCLRTLQGHTNQIFSLAFHPDGQTLACVTLDQTVRLWNWQTTQCLRTWEGHTDWALPVAFHPQGKLIASSSGDSVIHLWDWQQQTTTVTLRDHRAVVRSLAFSDDGQYLISGGTDQTVRIWNCQTGRCEQTFYDHPDWVFAVAWSSISGQEGWFASGGGDPDVRLWSVETGQCQQVLQGHRGQVWSVAFSPDRQSLASGSTDKTVRLWDVQTGECLKVLEGHGDRIYSIAYHPDGQILASGSQDHTVKLWQVDTGECLQTLTDHESWIFAVVFGPSGAGQPSILASGSHDHTIKLWDIQTGECLRTLCGHTQLVCSVAFSPDGQYLVSGSQDQSVRVWDIQTGDCLTVLTARLYEGMDITGAQGLTTAQRITLQTLGAIDGQFPSAG